In Pelecanus crispus isolate bPelCri1 chromosome Z, bPelCri1.pri, whole genome shotgun sequence, the following are encoded in one genomic region:
- the RMI1 gene encoding recQ-mediated genome instability protein 1 — protein sequence MSTSNVAARVETWLLSTWHVKVPLTWLEACISWIQEENSGSNLSQAQINKQVFEQWLLTDLRDLEYPILPDCILDAPKGELSGFYSIQIDSLVDVSQPAYSQLQKLRGKNTINEEVTASTQAFQKPWEAKPTRMLMLQLTDGIHQIQGMEYQPVPVLHSNLPPGTKITVQGNIAYRLGVLLLKPENVKLLRGEVDALLEEYSQERVLARLIGETENPNSVGQAGHHQIVSRPVDELEQTLGPSDEELLASLDENSEFALSNETSLESGYCSRSKNFSAASGSLAAHNGNVLLWESGSPLPHSDEQISPPIGNVDGFLNDFPLEDDFLLEEEMQAEVEEVPPVVMNRNIGLITERLPHTSRSSCNSSLNGTCEKDDVNKRDKPVEATSKQKTFGRTVFDGDENSTSSFSQHKSIHQTCSSADFSLENTPEERQNDTDLHKSRCKSQHTSDSRLVNYDPVFFPKTDPEADQQKYDSQTFPCRAVESHLDLDSPPFTYISLLLAKKPETVTVLKVRCFLVTLTGNLTSSNGSWGIKAKISDGSAYLEVDFADDILTSLIGFSVPEMNRLKKDPALHSKLKDGLEKCQKQLVDLCCLMTIEFNPLQSKATVLILQDVNARHLEQLKKRLNK from the coding sequence atgtctacATCTAACGTTGCAGCAAGAGTGGAAACTTGGCTTTTGTCAACGTGGCATGTTAAAGTTCCTTTGACGTGGCTGGAAGCATGTATTAGTTGGATCCAGGAAGAAAATAGTGGTAGTAACTTAAGTCAAGCTCAGATTAACAAGCAGGTATTTGAGCAATGGCTTCTTACCGATCTAAGAGATTTGGAATATCCCATTTTGCCTGACTGCATCTTAGATGCTCCCAAAGGAGAGTTGTCAGGCTTCTACTCCATACAGATTGATTCACTGGTTGATGTTAGCCAGCCAGCATATTCCCAGTTGCAGAAACTAAGAGGGAAAAATACCATAAATGAAGAAGTAACGGCCAGTACTCAGGCATTCCAGAAGCCCTGGGAAGCAAAGCCTACTCGAATGCTGATGCTGCAACTAACTGATGGGATACATCAAATTCAGGGCATGGAGTATCAACCAGTGCCTGTCCTCCACAGTAATCTTCCTCCTGGAACAAAAATCACTGTACAGGGCAATATTGCATATCGTCTTGGAGTCCTTCTGCTTAAACCAGAAAATGTGAAACTGTTGCGGGGTGAAGTGGATGCTCTTCTGGAGGAGTATTCTCAGGAAAGAGTCCTTGCTAGGTTAATTGGAGAAACTGAAAACCCTAATTCTGTTGGACAAGCTGGTCACCACCAAATTGTTTCCAGGCCTGTGGATGAATTGGAACAAACTCTAGGCCCTTCAGATGAAGAGCTTTTAGCCAGTCTTGATGAAAATAGTGAATTTGCTTTAAGCAACGAAACGTCTTTAGAAAGTGGATACTGCAGTAGAAGCAAAAATTTTAGTGCAGCCTCAGGTTCACTGGCTGCACACAATGGAAATGTTTTGCTATGGGAATCTGGAAGTCCTTTGCCTCATTCAGATGAACAGATTTCACCTCCCATAGGAAATGTTGATGGCTTTTTAAATGACTTTCCTTTAGAAGATGACTTTCTTCTGGAAGAAGAGATGCAAGCAGAGGTGGAAGAAGTGCCACCAGTGGTCATGAACAGAAACATAGGTTTAATTACTGAGAGACTTCCACACACATCTAGAAGCTCCTGCAATTCATCTTTAAATGGCACTTGTGAAAAAGATGATGTGAATAAAAGAGATAAGCCTGTAGAAGCTACCAGCAAGCAAAAGACTTTTGGAAGAACAGTATTTGATGGAGATGAAAATAGCACGAGTAGCTTTTCACAGCACAAGAGCATACATCAGACCTGCAgttctgcagatttttctttggaaaatactCCTGAAGAAAGGCAGAATGATACAGACCTACATAAGAGTAGATGTAAATCCCAGCACACTTCTGACAGCAGGCTGGTAAATTATGATCCTGTATTTTTCCCAAAAACTGATCCAGAAGCAGATCAGCAGAAGTATGATTCACAGACCTTTCCTTGCAGAGCGGTAGAGTCCCATTTAGATTTAGATTCTCCACCTTTCACATATATTTCCCTTCTCCTtgcaaaaaaaccagaaactgtTACAGTTCTGAAAGTTAGGTGTTTCCTTGTTACTCTCACTGGAAACCTCACAAGCAGCAATGGGTCCTGGGGTATAAAGGCAAAAATTTCTGATGGTTCAGCTTATCTTGAAGTAGATTTTGCTGATGATATTCTAACAAGTTTGATTGGCTTTTCAGTGCCTGAAATGAATAGGCTGAAAAAGGATCCAGCTTTACATTCAAAGCTTAAGGATGGTTTAGAGAAATGTCAAAAACAACTGGTAGATCTCTGTTGTTTGATGACTATAGAGTTTAATCCACTTCAGTCTAAAGCCACTGTATTAATTCTCCAGGACGTTAATGCGAGGCATCTAGAACAATTGAAGAAACGTTTGAATAAATAA